The DNA segment GAGTCGGCTACACGGTGGAGTACGTCGAGCAGCCGTACCACCTCGGAACGATGGAATGGCTGTTCGTGCACGCCCTCGCGGGCGATGTAGCACCGCCTCCGACCGAGGCCCACACCGCCGGATAGCCCGCAATACCCAGCCTGTGCGGTTCCTGGGGGAGGAGCCGTACAGGGCGGAGTGCGTGCCAACCTACTGCTCAGGCAGCTCGGCCGGTGATTGATCCGGAACCGGCGGGCCGCAGCCGGACCCGTGCTGTGGGTTCGATCTCGACGCCGGCGGCGCTGGTGCCGAGGTGCCGGTAGCCGTGTTCGCCAGGTGTCTCGTACTCCCATTCCAACGAACGCGTGACCACGCTGGTGATCGGGTGGTCACGGTAGTACCGCGACCAGTCCGACCAGAGCCAGGTGCGCTTTTCGGAGGCCGCGGTGGCGAGTCGGAGCCGCTCTGCGGCCAGGGTCTTCACGATGCGTTGGGCGTGACGCCGCACACCGTCGACGCTTTCGGCTCGGGTTCGCGTCTTGTAGCCGGCGGGGGATCGGAAAGGTGCCGTGGTGCGCGTGTGCGTTGCGTTCTCGTCATCTATCCAGTCGACGGTCACCTGGCCACTGTCGTGGACCGCGATGACCGCGTCAAGCGCGGCGTTCCACCAGTGTGCGCCGCGCCCGATCCAGCCGAGCGTCAGCGTTCCGTCCGGTTCCAGTCCGTGACGCGGCACCGTGCGTTCGGCCAGCTCGTGGGGTGGGACCCCGGCGCGGGTCGCGGCCTTCTTTACGGACTTCACCAGGACCTTGTGCGAGTGCCGGGCCGGAACGACCCAATAGTGCAGTGCCCATAGTTCCTCCAATGCGTCCCGGCCGGGCAGTTCGCCCAGGGCCAGGAATGCAGCGCCAGCGATGTCGTCGTCCACCCGGTAATGGGTGCTCATGGCCTGCGCGTTCTTGCGGCCCACTACAGCGAGGCTTTCGGCGAGTTCGCTTGTGTCCCCAGCGAGCCATCCTGCGGCGAGCGTTGCACCGATCGCCAGGCTCCGAGCCAGGGCAGGAGGCTTCGTCTGTCCGAGCTCCCTGATGACGTGTCGCGGATCGGTCACGCCGTGGAAGGAGCCTGACTGGGCCAGTTCCCGGACGGCGTACTGGACCAGCTCGCGGGCGCCGGGTGTCTTGAGCAGGGCCTTGGCTCGACGCTTCCAGACGGTGTCGACCTTGTAGCGGTAGTCCCAGAACTCGGAGGTGGTACCCAAGTGCAGGACCAGGTCAATCAGCTCTGGTGACAAGCCAGTAAATCGGTGCCGTGTGCGATTGCTCCAGTCGTTTCCGGGGTCGAACAGGTTCTGTACAAGATCGGTCATCCTGCAATCCTGCCCCAGGGCACTGACACGAGCGGCGCCGCTACGTCAGGCGCGACGAGGAGTCAGGGGCGGTGGCGTGAACAACTGCCGGGCCGACCAGTGCAATCCGTCAGTGTGCCCGTCGGGGGCGGCAGGTCAGCTCAAGTCGTGAACGAGTAGCCATCCGGCCTCGGACATGGGCGGTCAGGCCGAGGGACTGGCAGCTGCTCTGCAGGGCTGCGGCCCAGTGCGGGGCGGTGGAGAAGGAGGCCAGCAGGCGCCAGGACCAGGGTTCGATGGACTCCGTGGCGACGGTCCCTTCCACGACGACGTAGCCCACGCGCTCGCCCCTGTCTCCCTGGTGCAGCCTGATGATCCAAACGAAACGGCCTAGATCCGGGAACTCACCCGCACCTTCCAGCGGCTGCGCGCCCTGCGTGCGGCTTTCCCCGGCGACCTCCAAACCCAACCTTCTGCGCGCTGAGGGCTCCACCCGGCACCGGCCGTTACTACGACAGACAACGCGTCGGCTGCTTAAAACCCGCACTCACTACGACGAAGCAACCGCGTGGTCACACCACACCTATTCCCAGCCGGCTTGACACCCCAACGACATGGGGTGTCTTACCATCCACTGAAGAAAGGCAGGACCAGCGATATGACCGTGGCTGTCGTCCCGGCTACCACTCCATCCTCGATCTCGCTGATGCCGCATCAGCAGCAGATCCACGACTTCCTCGTCGACCGGCCCTTCGCCGGCGCATGGCTCGGGGTAGGGGCCGGCAAGACGTTGACAACCCTCAGTGTTCTGCAGACGGTCCGCCCGATGGGCCACATTCTCGTCGTAGCACCCGTGGCGATCGCCCGATCCACCTGGATTGACGAGATCGAGAAGTGGGGCTTCCCCATCCGCACGAAGTCGCTCATCGTCAACGAGAACGACAGGAAGCTGGCCAAGGCCAAGCGCCTCCAGCGCTTCCAGGAGGTCTTCACTGACCCGCCGACGATGTACTTCATCAACCAGGAGTTGCTCACACAGTCTTCCCAAAGGAGAAGGCTCATCACCCCAGTGCCGGGTGCCACGGCTGCCCCGACTGTCTCGTCCGAGGCCATCGATATCCTGGATCTGCTCCGAGCACGGGGGCCGCTGAGCCAGGACGAGCTAATCGCCGATTACCGGGGCCTGGTCGCCGTCGACGTCAACAACCCGATTTCTAAGTCCAAGGTTCAAGCCTGGATTCAGGAGCTGGTCAAGTCGGCCCTGGTGACGCACGAAACCCATGCCTGCCGGACCTGCACCGGAGCAGGCTGCGCCGGATGCCGCTTCGGTCTGGTCGACCAGCTGCCGTTCCAGAACATCAACGGCCAGAACACCATCATCTGGCCCTTCCAGACGGTCATCATCGACGAGTCCCAGGGCTTCAAGTCGCACGACTCGCAGCGCTTCCTGGCCCTGGCGACGGTGCGGCCGGCCATGAACCGACTCATCGAGCTGACGGGAACGCCCAGCCCTAACGGTCTCCACGACTTGTGGAGCCAGGTCTACCTGCTCGACCAGGGCCAGACGCTGGGTCACAACATCACCGCGTACCGCAACCGCTGGTTCACGCCGAAGATGGTGCCCGGCACCACGACACCGGCGAAGTGGATCCCCACGGCAAACGCCGAAACCGAGATCCATCAGGCCATCTCGCACCTGGTGATGAGCGCGCAGAACACGAGCCTGCAGCTTCCGGCGCTCAGCATCCAGGACGTCAATGTCACGCTCCCGCCGGACCTGCTTCAGACCTACAAGGACTTCAAGCGCGACCTGGTCCTGGACATCGTGCAGACCTACACCGACGATGACGGGAAGCTGACGCAGAGCGTCGAATCGATCATTGCCGCGAACCAGGCGGTGCTGACGAGCAAGCTGATGCAGTTCGCCTCGGGCACGCTCTACACCGCGGATCCTGACGACCCGAACACGAAGGGCCGGTACGAGGTCATCCACGACAAGAAGATCGAGATGACCGAGTACCTGGTGCGGAACAACGGCGGCGAGCCCGTGCTCATCGCCTATCACTTCAAGTCCGACAAGGAGCAGTTGCTCACGCGGCTCCAGAAGGTCGGCATCGACGCGCAGGCCTTCGACGGCTCGCGCGACATGGTCCGCCGGTGGAATGCCAAGCAGATCCCGGTGATGGTGCTTCACCCTGCAGCCGCAGGGCACGGCCTGAACCTGCAGCAGGGCGGCTCGACGATGATCTGGTACACGCTGCCGTTCTCGCTCGAGCACTACCTGCAGACCAACGGCCGGCTCTTCCGCACTGGCCAAACACAGCCGGTGACCATCCATCGGCTCATCGCCAAGGGCACCCAGGACGAGCGGATGCCCTCGGTGCTCGCTGACAAGCAGCAGGTCCAGGACGACCTCATTGAGGCCGTCTCCGGGGACTTCGCCGCCGAGCAGGCGCTCCTCGCCGCGCTGGAGGAGGAGATCCGCGAGGACCTCAACGACCTCTGGGCTTCCGAGCGGTTCTGAATGCCGAACCTCTCCCATCTGACGACGGCCCGGTTGTGATCTCTCTGCTGGGCCGTCGCCTTCTCTCACAACGGGGTTCGATCGACATGTCTTTGCGCCCGTTTCCCCACATGATAAAGCCCAAATCGGGGCTGGTCGGCGCGGCTCGACTCCGGTTCGTCTACCGGCGCGGATTCGCGCACTCTTCGCCCCCGCCGCGAACCGCTTGACTCGGCTTCGCACCCTTACGCCAGCCTGCGGGAAGCACCCGGCCACCCGTCCTCCCTGGAAGGTAGACCCGTATGCGCACCCTCGACTCCGTCAGTTGGGTTCGCACCCTCGGTATCCTGCGCGGCGCAGCGGAGGGCAACGACACCAAGTACATGCATGTCCTCGGCGGCTACGAGCTGCACGTAGCGCCCCTGCTCGCCACTGGGCTCGTCAGGCGTCTCGCCGACGATGAACAACCCGAACTCGACACCTTCGTCGCCCCGACACCGGTCGGCCGCGCCTTTTACGAGGAACAACTGACCGGCCTTCCAGCCGTCACCCAATGCCGGGCCAACATGTGGAGCACCATGCACGAGATGTGCTCTGCACTCACCGCGCTAGAGAACACGTGCGCAGCCCGGTCCCCCGTTCCGTAGCCCCTGGCCCGGCCCACGCGGGACAGACGGACGCCTGCACCGGCCATGACAGCGGAGCAGGACCGCGACGCTGACCCCATGCCGGTGACGGAACACCCGTCCTGGGCGTCGTGGCGGGCCCGCAGGACTGACCGGTCGGCGCGGACGTCTCGGCTGTGGGCTCCGGGTCAGGGCCATCAGCCGCCAGTGAATGCCACCTCAACGCCGGACGTCGCCTGCAGCCCCTGGAGATCGCGCCGGCCGCATAGTGCTGCTGGAACTCATGCAGCGGATCACCGCCGGTCATGAAGGGCGCAGGCGTCGGCTTCGCGCTCTGTGGGCGCTGGCCTCGGGGGTCTGGGTCGGCATGGCCGACCCGGGAGCGAGAACGATACCGGAGGTGCTGGGTGTTCGTGCATCCGGCCCGTTCCCTTCTCCCCCCTTGACGTCTCGTCAGGGGCATTCCCCGGTAGCGGTGGTGTACCTGACGAGACGCTGCAGCAACCACTCGCCGGAGACGAAGGCGACGCAGGTCGCCGAAGCCCCGAAGAAGACGTCGATGAGACACATCAGCACCCTGGCCAAGACGCGTATCGGCCGCCAATCAGGCGCCGGAGGGCTCCTCAGGAACGTGCTCCGACGGCGCATCTGTCCATCGGTACGTAGGACCTTCCTCATGCCCCCACCGCGAAGCGTGACTTCCCGAAGACCACGCACGCGATACTGACGATCACGGCCTACGGCCCGCACGAGTGCCCAACTGTGACGCCGCCATGAAGCTGTTCGACCGCCGGGGCATCCACCCTCCACACGAAGATCGCCTTGCAGACCGACGATGCGAACCACCGCCCTGGAGAACCTCGGCTGCCAACAGGCCCCGGTGATCGGTGAGCACAACCGCGAGGCGGGCGCCACCGGCGTAAAGCCCGCGGGGTGCAGCCGAGAGTATGGCCGTCTTGCCTCCAGACTCCGCAAGCGCACAGTAACCGCCAGCCACCTGAAGAAGAACTCCTGTGCCGCCGACGACGTGCTCGCGCTGGATCCAGGTCGGCCCCGCAGCCTCCACCACACATCACGCCCTTCGAGCAAGGACTGAAGTATGGCCCGCAAGCAGAGGATTAAGAAGTACCAGGTCGACCACTGGAAGATCTCACTGGAACAGCTTCTGGAGGAGGGCAACTTCAGGCAGGACGGCCGGCCGCTGAGCCCTGAGGGCATCGCGGAGCGGAAGCAGCTGGTCGCGACGCTGCGCGGACTGAACTCCCTTCGCGTGGGCCAGCTCGTCGACCTGGACACCGTTCAGCCCATCCACGAGGACGACACCGAGAGTGAAGGCAGCTCCGGGGCCTGATGAAGCAACACTGCGTCTCTCCGGACC comes from the Streptomyces sp. NBC_01471 genome and includes:
- a CDS encoding DUF4132 domain-containing protein produces the protein MTDLVQNLFDPGNDWSNRTRHRFTGLSPELIDLVLHLGTTSEFWDYRYKVDTVWKRRAKALLKTPGARELVQYAVRELAQSGSFHGVTDPRHVIRELGQTKPPALARSLAIGATLAAGWLAGDTSELAESLAVVGRKNAQAMSTHYRVDDDIAGAAFLALGELPGRDALEELWALHYWVVPARHSHKVLVKSVKKAATRAGVPPHELAERTVPRHGLEPDGTLTLGWIGRGAHWWNAALDAVIAVHDSGQVTVDWIDDENATHTRTTAPFRSPAGYKTRTRAESVDGVRRHAQRIVKTLAAERLRLATAASEKRTWLWSDWSRYYRDHPITSVVTRSLEWEYETPGEHGYRHLGTSAAGVEIEPTARVRLRPAGSGSITGRAA
- a CDS encoding SNF2-related protein — protein: MTPQRHGVSYHPLKKGRTSDMTVAVVPATTPSSISLMPHQQQIHDFLVDRPFAGAWLGVGAGKTLTTLSVLQTVRPMGHILVVAPVAIARSTWIDEIEKWGFPIRTKSLIVNENDRKLAKAKRLQRFQEVFTDPPTMYFINQELLTQSSQRRRLITPVPGATAAPTVSSEAIDILDLLRARGPLSQDELIADYRGLVAVDVNNPISKSKVQAWIQELVKSALVTHETHACRTCTGAGCAGCRFGLVDQLPFQNINGQNTIIWPFQTVIIDESQGFKSHDSQRFLALATVRPAMNRLIELTGTPSPNGLHDLWSQVYLLDQGQTLGHNITAYRNRWFTPKMVPGTTTPAKWIPTANAETEIHQAISHLVMSAQNTSLQLPALSIQDVNVTLPPDLLQTYKDFKRDLVLDIVQTYTDDDGKLTQSVESIIAANQAVLTSKLMQFASGTLYTADPDDPNTKGRYEVIHDKKIEMTEYLVRNNGGEPVLIAYHFKSDKEQLLTRLQKVGIDAQAFDGSRDMVRRWNAKQIPVMVLHPAAAGHGLNLQQGGSTMIWYTLPFSLEHYLQTNGRLFRTGQTQPVTIHRLIAKGTQDERMPSVLADKQQVQDDLIEAVSGDFAAEQALLAALEEEIREDLNDLWASERF